The Syntrophorhabdales bacterium sequence ACACGCACCTGAAGAACTACTGGTCCAGGATGGAAAAAAGCCTTAAAGAGACAGGCCTCATCAAGGAGTCCGCGACCAGCCCGTATTGACCGCATGAAAGATATTCATACACGGCAAACCTTAGAGGAGGTAGCATTCCATGAAGATTACAGGCGTTGAGCTTATTCCGCTCACCATGTATTTCAAGTCGGTCATCGAAGAATCGTTCGGTACCGTTGGGAAAAGAGAAGATGACGTGGTCGTCAGAATACATACGGACGAGGGTATTACGGGTCTGGGCGAGGGCCCGACCCTGGGCCCTTTTTACAGCGGTGAGAGCCAGGAGACGGTGATGGGTATCATTGCCCATCATCTTTTCCCTAAAGTGCTCGAAGGCAAAGACCCGTTTGACATCGACCCAATCCACTTTCAGATGGAGAAGGTCGTCTACCGAAACACAGTTGCCAAGGCTGCCATTGATTGGGCCCTTCACGACATCATGGGTAAAGCTCTCAACGTCCCGCTCTACAAGTTGCTGGGGGGCAAGTTTACCGACGAGATACCTTTGCGCGGCAGCGTCGGCATAGACACACCGCAAAAGATGGCCGAGAATGCAAAGAGAATCACCGATGAGGGCTTCAAAGCCATCAAAATGAAGGTGGGATTAGAGCCTATTATGGATGTGGACCGCGTAAAGGCGATTCGTGCTGTGGTGCCGGCGGACATCATCATCAACATAGATGTTAATGGCGCATATGCACCCAAGGACGCCATCTGGATGCTCCAGCATGTCTCCGAGTATGTTCCTATCACCGTAGAACAGCCGGTTCGCAGGGACGACCTCGAGGGGCTGGCACTGGTAAAGAAATGCGTCAATGTGCCTATCGGCGCGTGCGAATCGGCACTGACTCTGCCGGAGGTTTCCAGGGTCATACAACAGGGGGCCGCTGATTTCTTCAACTTCAAAATCGACCGGTCCGGAGGGTTTTACCCCGGCAAGATAGCAGTCAAGATGATTGAGGCTGCAGGCCTCTTCGTGATAGCCTCGGAACAGCTCGGTTTTGGCATAGAGGTAGCAGGACAGGCGCATTTCGGCGTGTCGACGCAGGGAATGAAATGGCCGGGCGGTTATGCGGCCGGCCTTATCGGAATGGCAGGCAAGTTGGACACTGTCGGTTTTGAGGGCGACATCGTAGACAAGACGCCGGTTGTCAAGAACGGAAAGCTGCGGGTGCCGGAGGGCCCGGGCCTGGGTGTTCAACTGGTCGAGGAGAAGTGGAGGCGCTATCTGACGCCGGGAAAAGAAATCATTAAACTCGGACGCATTTCCTAGACCAATGGCAATCCAGCTGCGATGGCCGCAGCTGGTAGTAGCACAAATGAAAAGGGGGTGCAGTATGAAGCGTATTTTGTCAGCAGGTCTCCTGATAACTATTGGCGTTCTCTTCGGCCTTGCAAACAGCGATGTCTGCGCCAAGGAACTTATTCCGATCGTTACGCCGGGTGCAGGGGGAACCGCGTACATCATGGGGGCGGGGATAAGCACCATAGCCCGCAAGTACGTCCCCGAGACTGATTACGTGGTACAGGCGGAATCGGGTGTCA is a genomic window containing:
- a CDS encoding mandelate racemase/muconate lactonizing enzyme family protein, which gives rise to MKITGVELIPLTMYFKSVIEESFGTVGKREDDVVVRIHTDEGITGLGEGPTLGPFYSGESQETVMGIIAHHLFPKVLEGKDPFDIDPIHFQMEKVVYRNTVAKAAIDWALHDIMGKALNVPLYKLLGGKFTDEIPLRGSVGIDTPQKMAENAKRITDEGFKAIKMKVGLEPIMDVDRVKAIRAVVPADIIINIDVNGAYAPKDAIWMLQHVSEYVPITVEQPVRRDDLEGLALVKKCVNVPIGACESALTLPEVSRVIQQGAADFFNFKIDRSGGFYPGKIAVKMIEAAGLFVIASEQLGFGIEVAGQAHFGVSTQGMKWPGGYAAGLIGMAGKLDTVGFEGDIVDKTPVVKNGKLRVPEGPGLGVQLVEEKWRRYLTPGKEIIKLGRIS